The following coding sequences are from one Pocillopora verrucosa isolate sample1 chromosome 5, ASM3666991v2, whole genome shotgun sequence window:
- the LOC131784470 gene encoding adenosine deaminase-like, producing MALKQPKSRVELHVHLDGAIRIQTIIDLAKKKQYQLPSFDESCLKDYVSISLNKPSTLAGFLECFKIFYPLIRNDTEAMERIAYEFCEDQAACGVLYFEVRYSPHALCTENSAFPDQERVSPKAIVEAVNRGLKKGAEDFDVIARSILCCMRHLPDCSMEVVSLCQEFANEGVVGIDIAGDEPVWEGQAMEGHVIAYKEAKRLNIHRTVHAGEAGPAANVKIALDILHAERIGHGYHVIQDAELYRRTVNERIHLEVCPTSSILTGAVKPCFKTHPLRRFVEDGVNFSINSDDPLVCQTRVDLEQGVAFNKIGLTPAELTQATFNAARSAFLPENEKHNLIEQLKLVHGIY from the exons ATGGCACTTAAACAACCAAAGTCGAGA gtagaGCTGCATGTTCATCTTGATGGAGCCATTAGGATACAGACCATAATCGATTTGGCAAA GAAGAAGCAATATCAGCTACCTTCTTTTGATGAGAGTTGTTTAAAGGACTATGTGTCCATTAGTCTAAATAAACCATCAACTTTGGCAGGTTTTTTggaatgtttcaaaattttttaccCTCTTATTCG aaatgatACTGAAGCAATGGAGAGAATAGCATATGAATTTTGTGAAGACCAGGCAGCATGTGGTGTCCTGTACTTTGAAGTTCGTTACAGTCCTCATGCCCTTTGTACAGAAAACTCAGCCTTTCCAGACCAGGAAAGAGTGTCCCCAAAAGCTATAGTGGAAGCAGTGAATAGAGGATTGAAAAAAGGAGCTGAAGATTTTGATGTGATTGCACGCTCTATTCTCTGTTGTATGCGTCACCTCCCTG ATTGTTCAATGGAGGTTGTGTCCCTCTGCCAAGAATTTGCAAATGAGGGAGTGGTAGGAATTGATATTGCTGGTGATGAGCCGGTTTGGGAAGGACAAGCTATGGAAGGACATGTGATTGCATATAAG GAAGCTAAAAGGCTCAATATACATAGAACAGTCCATGCTGGAGAAGCAGGTCCAGCTGCCAATGTGAAAATA gCATTAGACATCCTTCATGCTGAAAGAATAGGCCATGGATATCATGTTATACAAGATGCTGAACTCTATCGGAGAACAGTCAACGAAAGAATTCACCTAGAg GTGTGTCCTACATCAAGTATACTAACTGGTGCTGTAAAGCCATGTTTCAAAACACATCCACTAAGAAG GTTTGTTGAGGATGGAGTAAATTTTTCCATTAACTCAGATGATCCACTTGTTTGCCAAACAAGAGTGGACCTTGAACAAGGtgttgcttttaataaaattggACTGACCCCTGCAGAATTAACCCAAGCG acatttaATGCTGCAAGATCTGCATTTCTTCCAGAAAATGAGAAACACAACCTTATTGAGCAACTGAAATTAGTCCACGGAATATATTGA
- the LOC131784517 gene encoding doublecortin domain-containing protein 2 isoform X2: MAAQERGINMMGKPVFVHLNGDSYKRKRIVVNHRDMRSFESFLNTVAASFRTPAREIRTPGGRHRIRTLDDLQRDCTYVVKGREPFKKIGYDVKDSRPNRLPPLKGPEVNFLELNHRKFGNVPGRARVSGLRKKEEIKTIIVFCNGVVAKPKRVQLRTDFKMFQVLESVNDKVSSVSKNGAVYDLYTLDGQKISEPSQLNDSGQYVAVGRERFFDRSVTYSDQGVAAQLTPRRTSTKAKGIERKPPSKRGAAKRATKKKSLVADNEEPVNSLPPYMATRDEPEPFSPFDSLKDTLAESLRDDEPVRGHVTERSDSPHESEIEDIPIEETLQDQVANVLGDNGVPVDNFVFGRKDSTDNGKPSVYEASGENREDAREIQDDRETIEDKPIDQMPAEEVADEEIEDENYGNRNNSTDKIHHEEEQEETEENGETKHYDNERDQPKASEQIESKDTNESIEQQEQLEPTGTDRPQEEIHTTENSEPREEIDTTEHNERQDLNNHDEPQNEHDRQESVQ, encoded by the exons ATGGCTGCTCAAGAGAGAGGGATAAATATGATGGGAAAGCCGGTCTTTGTACATCTCAACGGGGACAGTTATAAGAGAAAGCGTATTGTTGTCAATCACAGAGACATGCGAAGCTTTGAATCTTTCTTAAATACTGTGGCAGCTAGTTTTCGTACACCAGCTCGAGAAATAAGGACTCCAGGTGGAAGACATCGAATCAGAACGCTTGACGATCTACAGAGAGACTGCACTTATGTCGTTAAGGGAAGAGagccgtttaaaaaaattgg ATATGATGTGAAAGACTCGAGGCCCAACCGTTTACCGCCTCTCAAAGGACCTGAG GTAAATTTCCTCGAGCTAAATCATCGCAAATTTGGAAACGTGCCGGGCAGAGCGAGGGTAAGCGGTCTACGGAAAAAGGAAGAGATAAAAACCATCAT TGTTTTTTGTAATGGAGTTGTGGCCAAACCAAAAAGAGTCCAGTTGCGAACAgactttaaaatgtttcag GTCTTGGAGTCTGTGAATGATAAAGTGAGCTCAGTCAGCAAGAATGGTGCAGTTTATGA TCTGTATACTTTAGATGGTCAAAAGATATCAGAACCATCACAGCTGAATGATTCTGGACAATATGTTGCTGTTGGGAGAGAACGATT CTTTGATAGAAGTGTTACCTACAGTGACCAAGGAGTAGCAGCCCAGTTAACTCCAAGAAG AACCTCAACCAAAGCCAAAGGAATAGAAAGAAAACCCCCCAGTAAA AGAGGAGCAGCTAAACGAGCTACAAAAAAGAAGTCACTTGTGGCCGACAATGAGGAGCCT gtGAACAGTCTGCCCCCATACATGGCAACAAGAGATGAACCAGAACCATTTTCTCCTTTTGATTCTTTGAAAGATACTCTAGCTGAGTCTCTTAGAGATGATGAACCAGTGAGAGGCCATGTGACAGAAAGAAGTGACTCTCCACATGAATCAGAGATTGAGGATATACCAATAGAGGAAACTTTACAGGATCAGGTTGCTAATGTTCTTGGAGACAATGGCGTTCCAGTTGATAATTTTGTGTTTGGCAGAAAAGATAGTACAGATAATG GGAAGCCATCAGTGTATGAAGCTAGTGGCGAGAACAGAGAGGATGCCAGAGAAATCCAAGATGATAGAG aaacaatagAAGACAAACCCATTGATCAAATGCCAGCTGAAGAGGTTGCTGATGAAGAAATAGAAGATGAAAACTATGGCAACCGAAATAATTCCACAGACAAGATACACCATGAAGAAGAACAGGAAGAGACGGAGGAAAATGGTGAAACAAAACATTATGACAATGAAAGA gatCAACCAAAAGCAAGTGAACAAATTGAGTCTAAAGATACAAATGAAAGTATAgaacaacaagaacaacttGAGCCAACAGGCACTGACAGGCCACAAGAAGAGATTCATACAACTGAAAATAGTGAGCCACGAGAAGAGATTGATACAACTGAGCACAATGAGCGGCAAGACTTAAACAACCATGATGAACCACAAAATGAACACGATCGACAGGAATCTGTACAGTGA
- the LOC131784517 gene encoding doublecortin domain-containing protein 2 isoform X1: protein MAAQERGINMMGKPVFVHLNGDSYKRKRIVVNHRDMRSFESFLNTVAASFRTPAREIRTPGGRHRIRTLDDLQRDCTYVVKGREPFKKIGYDVKDSRPNRLPPLKGPEVNFLELNHRKFGNVPGRARVSGLRKKEEIKTIIVFCNGVVAKPKRVQLRTDFKMFQVLESVNDKVSSVSKNGAVYDLYTLDGQKISEPSQLNDSGQYVAVGRERFFDRSVTYSDQGVAAQLTPRRTSTKAKGIERKPPSKRGAAKRATKKKSLVADNEEPQVNSLPPYMATRDEPEPFSPFDSLKDTLAESLRDDEPVRGHVTERSDSPHESEIEDIPIEETLQDQVANVLGDNGVPVDNFVFGRKDSTDNGKPSVYEASGENREDAREIQDDRETIEDKPIDQMPAEEVADEEIEDENYGNRNNSTDKIHHEEEQEETEENGETKHYDNERDQPKASEQIESKDTNESIEQQEQLEPTGTDRPQEEIHTTENSEPREEIDTTEHNERQDLNNHDEPQNEHDRQESVQ from the exons ATGGCTGCTCAAGAGAGAGGGATAAATATGATGGGAAAGCCGGTCTTTGTACATCTCAACGGGGACAGTTATAAGAGAAAGCGTATTGTTGTCAATCACAGAGACATGCGAAGCTTTGAATCTTTCTTAAATACTGTGGCAGCTAGTTTTCGTACACCAGCTCGAGAAATAAGGACTCCAGGTGGAAGACATCGAATCAGAACGCTTGACGATCTACAGAGAGACTGCACTTATGTCGTTAAGGGAAGAGagccgtttaaaaaaattgg ATATGATGTGAAAGACTCGAGGCCCAACCGTTTACCGCCTCTCAAAGGACCTGAG GTAAATTTCCTCGAGCTAAATCATCGCAAATTTGGAAACGTGCCGGGCAGAGCGAGGGTAAGCGGTCTACGGAAAAAGGAAGAGATAAAAACCATCAT TGTTTTTTGTAATGGAGTTGTGGCCAAACCAAAAAGAGTCCAGTTGCGAACAgactttaaaatgtttcag GTCTTGGAGTCTGTGAATGATAAAGTGAGCTCAGTCAGCAAGAATGGTGCAGTTTATGA TCTGTATACTTTAGATGGTCAAAAGATATCAGAACCATCACAGCTGAATGATTCTGGACAATATGTTGCTGTTGGGAGAGAACGATT CTTTGATAGAAGTGTTACCTACAGTGACCAAGGAGTAGCAGCCCAGTTAACTCCAAGAAG AACCTCAACCAAAGCCAAAGGAATAGAAAGAAAACCCCCCAGTAAA AGAGGAGCAGCTAAACGAGCTACAAAAAAGAAGTCACTTGTGGCCGACAATGAGGAGCCT caggtGAACAGTCTGCCCCCATACATGGCAACAAGAGATGAACCAGAACCATTTTCTCCTTTTGATTCTTTGAAAGATACTCTAGCTGAGTCTCTTAGAGATGATGAACCAGTGAGAGGCCATGTGACAGAAAGAAGTGACTCTCCACATGAATCAGAGATTGAGGATATACCAATAGAGGAAACTTTACAGGATCAGGTTGCTAATGTTCTTGGAGACAATGGCGTTCCAGTTGATAATTTTGTGTTTGGCAGAAAAGATAGTACAGATAATG GGAAGCCATCAGTGTATGAAGCTAGTGGCGAGAACAGAGAGGATGCCAGAGAAATCCAAGATGATAGAG aaacaatagAAGACAAACCCATTGATCAAATGCCAGCTGAAGAGGTTGCTGATGAAGAAATAGAAGATGAAAACTATGGCAACCGAAATAATTCCACAGACAAGATACACCATGAAGAAGAACAGGAAGAGACGGAGGAAAATGGTGAAACAAAACATTATGACAATGAAAGA gatCAACCAAAAGCAAGTGAACAAATTGAGTCTAAAGATACAAATGAAAGTATAgaacaacaagaacaacttGAGCCAACAGGCACTGACAGGCCACAAGAAGAGATTCATACAACTGAAAATAGTGAGCCACGAGAAGAGATTGATACAACTGAGCACAATGAGCGGCAAGACTTAAACAACCATGATGAACCACAAAATGAACACGATCGACAGGAATCTGTACAGTGA